Proteins from a genomic interval of Leptospirales bacterium:
- a CDS encoding 7TM-DISM domain-containing protein, which translates to MQPAAALPPRSISLQELNQFFGVSLEGPWEMYWGRYVSQEELVSPHAPLPDAILAHLHGWSGMKIRGKRLGSFGRATYRMRLALPDSDLPLGLRLVHQTSCARLFNNGQLVAEQGFSAPDDRSCHPDRQDLAGFFQNESRNVDLILYVENDAVYNGGARGQLLFGRAAVVRRQTAITTAIELTAFGMIVGAGIYHVLFFLLHRKEYAFLFFGVVCFLLSARIPFVGTKIASEIWPHLGWEAAARILATLNILAPPVAIAVWRSLFPDAVRWRTIVGFSIAGALGCLLHLGNLHFLTVGHTIYVSIMFPAMSAYMLLVAVPRIRRGTANMLMAAGVALLAAIGSFAFFQNWRGGAPATTVLAAFILFVFFQTIAMARYHVDAVQSRSALSSALRDSEETVATQREELQVALHDHLGGALTDLQIHTERQISVASPTHSEALEGIRQRIVDAVRMFRSQLLFMEDLSLSTRETLPGIQMNLLRRYADAGRELEFEADLTAAELLRGPSASFNARRTLDLFFLFNELCTNDLKHGRGESSWNIRVLDQMLLIEQANESSAGEPVENDAPRRAAERAARLAGRLQSWRSGDRFCVRVILPLRAI; encoded by the coding sequence ATGCAACCTGCGGCCGCACTGCCGCCGCGCAGCATATCGCTCCAGGAACTCAACCAGTTCTTCGGAGTCTCGCTGGAGGGTCCCTGGGAAATGTACTGGGGTCGATATGTTTCACAGGAGGAGTTGGTCTCGCCGCATGCGCCGCTGCCGGATGCAATTCTGGCGCACTTACATGGCTGGTCTGGTATGAAGATCCGCGGCAAGCGGCTCGGTTCCTTTGGTCGCGCGACTTATCGCATGCGCCTTGCGCTCCCCGATAGTGATTTGCCTCTTGGATTGCGGCTGGTGCACCAGACAAGTTGTGCGCGACTGTTCAACAATGGCCAATTAGTTGCCGAACAGGGATTCTCCGCGCCTGACGATCGGTCGTGCCATCCCGATCGTCAGGATCTGGCAGGCTTCTTTCAAAATGAATCCAGGAATGTAGATCTAATCCTGTATGTTGAAAACGATGCAGTCTACAATGGCGGTGCGCGCGGCCAGTTGCTCTTTGGCCGGGCTGCCGTGGTGCGCCGACAGACGGCGATCACTACCGCCATCGAACTGACCGCGTTCGGTATGATTGTTGGCGCCGGAATCTACCACGTTCTCTTTTTTCTGCTTCATCGTAAAGAATATGCCTTTTTGTTTTTTGGCGTCGTCTGCTTCTTACTGTCTGCGCGAATTCCGTTTGTGGGCACCAAGATTGCTTCTGAAATCTGGCCCCATCTGGGCTGGGAAGCAGCAGCGCGCATACTTGCCACCCTGAACATTCTGGCGCCGCCAGTGGCGATTGCCGTCTGGCGAAGCCTGTTCCCAGACGCAGTGCGCTGGCGAACCATCGTTGGGTTTTCTATCGCCGGCGCCCTGGGCTGCCTGCTGCATCTGGGCAATCTCCACTTTCTTACAGTGGGCCATACAATCTATGTATCAATTATGTTTCCCGCAATGTCCGCATACATGTTGCTGGTCGCAGTTCCCAGAATTCGTCGGGGAACGGCTAACATGCTGATGGCGGCGGGAGTCGCGCTGCTGGCGGCCATTGGCAGCTTCGCCTTTTTCCAAAACTGGCGCGGCGGGGCGCCGGCGACTACAGTACTGGCCGCCTTCATTCTCTTCGTCTTTTTTCAGACCATTGCCATGGCCCGCTACCACGTGGATGCGGTGCAATCGCGAAGCGCGCTGAGCAGCGCATTGCGTGATAGCGAAGAGACCGTGGCGACGCAGCGCGAGGAGCTGCAGGTTGCCCTGCATGACCATCTTGGCGGCGCATTGACCGATCTTCAAATTCACACGGAGCGGCAGATCAGCGTTGCGTCGCCGACCCATAGCGAGGCGCTGGAAGGCATTCGACAGCGCATCGTCGACGCTGTACGCATGTTTCGGTCACAGCTGCTCTTCATGGAGGATCTCTCGCTGTCGACGCGCGAAACTCTGCCCGGCATTCAGATGAATCTTTTACGCCGCTATGCCGACGCCGGCCGGGAGCTGGAATTTGAGGCCGATCTGACGGCTGCGGAACTGCTGCGCGGCCCTTCCGCCAGTTTCAATGCCCGACGCACCCTGGATCTATTTTTTCTCTTCAACGAACTCTGTACCAATGACCTGAAGCACGGTCGGGGCGAATCCAGCTGGAACATCCGCGTGCTGGACCAGATGCTCTTGATTGAGCAGGCCAATGAGTCCAGCGCCGGCGAGCCGGTCGAAAATGACGCGCCGCGTCGCGCGGCAGAACGCGCCGCGCGACTGGCCGGCCGATTGCAGTCCTGGCGCAGCGGCGACCGCTTTTGCGTACGCGTTATACTGCCGCTGCGCGCAATCTGA
- a CDS encoding glycerol-3-phosphate acyltransferase: SDNSLFHLSNRIFRELRAIGVRLGGMESTFDGLSGMTDLMLSCFGQDAHDRQYGHDFIYGRTKPESKSAGLFGLKYLPGLVHLSAEEYPIVWAIYQIVIGGASLDRLMMEMTYSLRRF; this comes from the coding sequence TCGGACAACTCACTCTTCCACCTTTCCAATCGCATCTTCCGCGAGCTGCGCGCCATCGGCGTGCGCCTGGGAGGAATGGAAAGCACCTTCGACGGACTCAGTGGCATGACCGATCTAATGCTCAGCTGCTTCGGTCAGGATGCGCACGACCGGCAGTACGGCCACGACTTCATCTACGGACGAACCAAACCGGAAAGCAAATCAGCCGGTCTCTTTGGACTGAAGTATCTGCCAGGTCTGGTTCATCTTTCGGCGGAGGAGTATCCGATTGTCTGGGCGATCTATCAGATCGTTATCGGCGGCGCCAGCCTCGATCGACTGATGATGGAAATGACCTACTCGCTGCGTCGCTTCTAA
- a CDS encoding adenylate/guanylate cyclase domain-containing protein encodes MAKNAAYLRERMGALYRLRAEQSERIAAWIRLAALAGVIPLVAALILERGDGARPFELLQFGLMGLGLLYSAAVLLLIGRGQFQTWMPNFSVAADGAGLTLSLAAGAWMGSPYYLHSSAAILLFAVYVAAVSTRLSTQLTLAAALWSALSYTALWAFYYPEIRAAPGAAILPAIQVSSFLLRSFYILAAGLLCYLTVRFVNIMALDTVEATAEKQRLEAERSLLSRFLQPELVEKLVSGDMRAVSEGRRLELCIGFVDIRGFTALCERMPPEMLQPFMNRYFSAITEEILGRGGTLDKYLGDGVMFFFGAPISQQDDADRAMQTACGIDRALLEFNQENAMIGLPEIEYGIGLHSDVVIVGAFGSPERIDYTAFGDGVNVASRIEKASRDGNRRILLSDRVRRRLRQDYSIQSIGFVQLPGKSESMELFAPQLDSMPD; translated from the coding sequence ATGGCAAAGAACGCAGCGTATTTGCGAGAGCGGATGGGGGCGCTCTATCGCTTGCGCGCCGAGCAATCGGAGCGCATTGCCGCCTGGATTCGTCTGGCGGCGCTGGCAGGCGTGATTCCGCTGGTGGCAGCATTGATTCTGGAACGCGGCGACGGCGCACGCCCATTTGAACTGCTGCAGTTTGGCCTGATGGGCCTCGGCCTGCTCTACAGCGCCGCAGTTCTACTCTTGATTGGGCGCGGCCAATTCCAGACCTGGATGCCAAATTTCTCAGTGGCAGCGGACGGCGCAGGCCTGACGCTGAGCCTCGCTGCCGGCGCGTGGATGGGTTCTCCTTACTACCTGCATTCCAGCGCCGCCATCTTGCTCTTTGCCGTCTATGTTGCCGCCGTATCGACCAGGCTTTCAACCCAGTTGACGCTGGCCGCGGCGCTTTGGTCGGCGCTTTCCTATACGGCACTCTGGGCCTTCTACTATCCGGAGATTCGCGCGGCGCCAGGCGCGGCAATACTTCCCGCCATTCAGGTCAGTTCGTTTTTGTTGCGCAGCTTCTACATCCTGGCCGCCGGACTGCTGTGCTATCTGACTGTTCGCTTCGTCAACATTATGGCTCTGGACACCGTCGAGGCCACTGCCGAAAAGCAACGCCTGGAAGCGGAACGATCCTTGCTTTCTCGCTTCCTGCAGCCGGAGCTGGTGGAGAAGTTAGTGAGCGGCGATATGCGCGCCGTCAGCGAAGGTCGCCGCCTGGAGCTCTGCATCGGCTTTGTGGACATTCGCGGATTTACTGCCCTCTGTGAGCGAATGCCGCCAGAAATGCTGCAGCCATTTATGAATCGCTACTTTTCGGCAATCACCGAGGAAATACTGGGGCGCGGCGGCACGCTGGACAAGTATCTGGGCGATGGCGTCATGTTCTTCTTTGGCGCGCCAATCAGTCAGCAGGATGATGCTGATCGCGCGATGCAGACTGCATGCGGCATTGACCGTGCGCTGCTGGAATTCAATCAAGAGAATGCGATGATTGGCCTTCCGGAAATTGAGTACGGGATCGGCCTGCACAGCGACGTGGTGATCGTGGGCGCTTTTGGCAGCCCCGAACGCATCGACTACACGGCTTTTGGCGACGGAGTCAACGTTGCCTCGCGCATCGAGAAGGCAAGCCGCGATGGCAATCGGCGCATTCTGCTATCGGATCGCGTTCGGCGGCGCCTGCGCCAGGACTACAGCATTCAGAGCATTGGCTTTGTACAGCTTCCCGGCAAGAGCGAAAGCATGGAACTTTTCGCACCTCAACTGGATTCGATGCCAGACTGA
- a CDS encoding response regulator transcription factor, with amino-acid sequence MSGPVQYTVGIVENDELFREELRRRLAQIPEVRQICEWPSAEQFLRDPLHRNVEILLLDIMLSGISGIQLVSELSRLYPEMRVVMVTNMHSDSMVFESIKGGALGYILKSELGDLGAALRIVSDGGALITPTIALRVFSSFRRSSEESEVELTDRERQVLQLMVKGKTIQSVATFLQLSEHTVHGYVKSIYKKLKVHNRAQLATRAHELSLL; translated from the coding sequence ATGTCGGGCCCGGTTCAATATACGGTCGGGATTGTTGAAAATGACGAACTATTTAGAGAGGAATTGCGCCGTCGCCTGGCGCAGATCCCCGAGGTGCGCCAGATTTGCGAATGGCCGTCCGCCGAACAGTTTTTGCGCGACCCTCTACATCGTAATGTCGAGATCCTTCTACTGGACATCATGCTGTCAGGAATCAGCGGCATACAATTGGTAAGCGAACTCAGTCGCCTGTATCCGGAAATGCGCGTAGTCATGGTTACAAACATGCACTCCGATTCGATGGTCTTTGAGTCGATCAAAGGCGGGGCCTTGGGCTATATTCTGAAGTCAGAGCTGGGCGATCTGGGCGCAGCGCTGCGTATCGTTTCCGACGGCGGCGCCCTGATTACGCCAACGATCGCGTTGCGCGTGTTTTCCAGTTTCAGGCGAAGTTCGGAGGAATCCGAGGTGGAACTCACCGATCGCGAGCGGCAGGTGTTGCAACTCATGGTGAAAGGAAAGACGATCCAATCAGTGGCAACCTTCCTTCAGTTGAGCGAACACACCGTGCATGGCTATGTGAAATCGATTTACAAGAAGCTGAAGGTACACAATCGAGCGCAGCTGGCAACCCGCGCCCATGAACTATCCTTGCTCTAG
- a CDS encoding GAF domain-containing protein, protein MMRVIRTGPLLFLLGSALYLPGCFAETRSVPKAQNGLLDLRNFDFASAGEVYLNGEWEFFWNQLPDEDGRGLRGEDLIVAPGGWNGHTAEGRTLDGMGTATYRLRVLLPANAPQLALNLGQQHSAYRAWVNGHPLAGSGRVSLDPAQVLPEYAQHILDLPREGELELVLAISNQNQRRGGFLTRIAVGESRWLHASHDRRSLLEAFNIGALLIMGLYHLGLFIYRRKDQAAIYFTALCFVVLVRIMCTGEQMIDLIIPGFPWKWKITGEYLGFYAGLPAFMLYTYYLFPKEFDRWIFRTLTAIGVISALAVLLTPATVFTHTLNAFQVIAVVGMIYIVFIQVQAVRRQRLGARMSLAGSIVFFATVAHDIVFTTYAIGFGHLASFGLVAFIAAQSAALSRRFALALETSEELTENLERNVLHRTQELAAERDRASMAQSEADEARKTAEYERRAAEKLAEISRVLNETTDLELVTKLVFDHLGQEYGLEACFLVAPQPGSNALATVSHSEITAEQKAVTRQFRIPAGEGGGIVRRAFERGKPLYVQVNGKRDIFKRDYPGIEYDRQLVLGLGLQWFLLIPLVVRNESIGLVLATSFSAKLANGLRQDQIREVSSFADQIAGAIHSTNLFNEVLRSRLDAQDLADIARRANETENLDSTLAAAVELFTRRLQAASLSLFLLDEEGKQIKLRAAYLDGKAINPASLPPVLQSLPMRRTSGSVYRTLKLGRQFAIEMADFKQLIALSPVDSTFVGQFKLTWAVHTPIAVNGKTIGVFSTTGRSARLPDLANQQFMERALAQVAGAVRTQDLLEQTAVARAAAEREREHSEILAALARESNRALDLDAIVSLVAEILGQRYGATVFGLAVTNREQGVLRIQSMFLHGQRGDLATLPQLLREIPLGPRSGTIYRSFQRKRVFHIDHINRQWLESSPVDKAFIEFSGANWIVHLPILLAGEVEGILLMGGAQRGHMNRAELEFCTRIGDQVAGAVHATRLLHDTQLAQIASEAARAESDRLLTNILPVRVADELKREGRVAPHLYDSVSVLFTDFVGFTAMTERLRPGELIAELDGCFSQFDEVVKRNSLEKLKTIGDAYMCAGGLPTPNRTHPVDTVLAALEFRALMRQAAEIKNALGMEFWRLRIGIHSGPVTAGVVGNSKFAYDIWGDTVNTASRMESSGEPGEVNISGATYSLVKDFFICEPRGRVKAKGKGDVEMFFVRGIRPDLAQDREGAAPNVRFQELRAALNPEAMATGSRNGLSSQRLSGADRSHREGW, encoded by the coding sequence ATGATGCGCGTTATCCGGACCGGCCCTTTGCTGTTCCTGCTGGGCAGCGCACTCTATTTGCCTGGCTGCTTCGCCGAAACCAGGTCGGTCCCGAAGGCCCAGAACGGCCTTCTGGACCTGCGAAATTTCGATTTTGCCAGCGCCGGTGAAGTATACCTCAACGGCGAGTGGGAGTTTTTCTGGAATCAGCTGCCGGATGAGGACGGCCGCGGTCTGCGCGGAGAAGATCTCATAGTTGCGCCGGGCGGCTGGAACGGTCACACGGCAGAGGGTCGCACACTGGATGGAATGGGCACGGCAACGTATCGATTGCGCGTTCTCCTGCCCGCCAATGCGCCGCAACTGGCGCTCAATCTCGGACAGCAGCATTCAGCCTATCGCGCCTGGGTCAACGGTCATCCTCTTGCCGGCAGCGGCAGAGTAAGCCTCGATCCGGCGCAGGTCTTGCCGGAGTACGCGCAGCACATTCTCGATTTGCCGCGCGAGGGCGAACTGGAGCTCGTTCTGGCCATCAGCAACCAGAACCAGCGGCGCGGCGGGTTCCTTACACGCATCGCCGTGGGCGAAAGCCGCTGGCTCCACGCTTCGCACGACCGTCGCAGTTTGTTGGAAGCCTTCAATATTGGCGCGCTCTTGATTATGGGGCTCTACCATCTGGGGCTGTTTATTTACCGTCGCAAGGACCAGGCGGCGATCTACTTTACCGCGCTTTGCTTTGTGGTGCTGGTCCGAATCATGTGCACCGGCGAGCAGATGATTGACCTGATCATCCCTGGCTTCCCCTGGAAGTGGAAGATCACCGGCGAGTACCTTGGCTTCTATGCGGGATTGCCAGCCTTCATGCTTTATACCTACTATCTTTTTCCGAAGGAATTCGATCGCTGGATTTTTCGAACCTTGACCGCGATTGGCGTGATCAGCGCTCTGGCGGTACTCCTGACGCCTGCGACTGTATTTACGCATACCCTGAATGCCTTTCAGGTGATTGCCGTCGTGGGTATGATCTACATTGTTTTCATACAGGTGCAGGCGGTCCGCCGCCAGCGGCTTGGCGCACGGATGAGCCTGGCCGGATCCATTGTCTTCTTTGCCACAGTAGCGCACGATATTGTATTTACAACCTATGCCATTGGTTTCGGTCACCTGGCTTCCTTTGGCCTGGTTGCATTTATCGCTGCGCAGTCCGCGGCGCTATCACGTCGGTTTGCTCTTGCTCTGGAGACCTCGGAAGAGCTTACTGAAAATCTTGAGCGTAACGTGCTGCATCGTACTCAAGAATTGGCGGCGGAGCGCGATCGCGCTTCTATGGCTCAATCCGAGGCTGATGAAGCCCGAAAAACTGCGGAGTATGAGCGCCGGGCGGCGGAGAAACTTGCGGAAATCTCGCGCGTACTGAACGAAACCACCGATCTGGAACTGGTCACAAAGCTGGTTTTTGATCACCTGGGACAGGAGTACGGTCTGGAGGCTTGCTTTCTGGTGGCGCCGCAGCCAGGCAGCAATGCGCTGGCGACCGTCAGCCATTCGGAGATTACGGCCGAGCAAAAGGCGGTCACCCGGCAGTTCCGAATTCCTGCTGGCGAAGGCGGCGGCATCGTCCGTCGCGCCTTTGAACGCGGCAAGCCGCTCTACGTGCAGGTCAACGGCAAGCGCGACATATTCAAGCGCGACTATCCCGGCATCGAATATGATCGACAGCTGGTTCTCGGCCTGGGCTTGCAATGGTTCTTGTTAATTCCGCTGGTGGTGCGCAATGAAAGCATTGGTCTGGTGCTGGCCACATCGTTTTCGGCGAAACTCGCCAATGGTCTGCGCCAGGATCAGATTCGCGAGGTCAGCTCCTTTGCCGATCAGATTGCCGGCGCGATTCATTCCACCAACCTTTTCAATGAAGTATTGCGCAGCCGCCTGGATGCTCAGGACCTGGCTGACATCGCTCGCCGAGCAAATGAAACGGAAAACCTGGACAGCACTCTGGCGGCTGCAGTAGAGCTTTTTACGCGGCGATTGCAGGCCGCTTCGCTTTCGCTGTTCTTGCTTGATGAAGAAGGCAAACAAATCAAGCTGCGTGCAGCGTACCTGGATGGCAAAGCGATCAATCCGGCGTCGCTGCCCCCGGTATTGCAGAGCTTGCCCATGCGTCGCACCAGCGGCAGCGTCTATAGAACCCTGAAACTTGGCCGCCAATTTGCCATAGAGATGGCTGACTTCAAGCAGCTGATCGCGCTGTCGCCGGTGGATTCGACCTTTGTCGGACAGTTTAAGCTTACATGGGCGGTTCATACTCCGATTGCAGTCAACGGTAAGACGATTGGCGTCTTTTCGACAACCGGACGCAGCGCGCGCCTTCCGGATCTTGCCAACCAGCAATTCATGGAACGAGCCCTGGCGCAGGTGGCAGGGGCGGTGCGCACCCAGGATCTGCTGGAACAAACGGCTGTGGCCCGTGCGGCGGCTGAGCGGGAGCGCGAGCATTCTGAGATTCTGGCAGCGCTGGCGCGCGAATCCAACCGCGCCCTTGATCTGGACGCCATCGTTTCCCTGGTAGCAGAGATTCTCGGACAGCGCTACGGGGCCACCGTCTTTGGTCTGGCGGTTACTAACCGCGAGCAGGGCGTGCTGCGCATCCAGAGCATGTTCCTGCATGGCCAGCGCGGCGATCTGGCCACGCTTCCCCAGCTCTTGCGCGAAATTCCGCTGGGGCCCAGGAGCGGCACTATCTATCGCAGCTTTCAGCGCAAACGCGTTTTTCATATCGACCATATCAATCGTCAATGGCTGGAGAGTTCGCCAGTTGATAAGGCCTTCATCGAATTCAGTGGAGCAAACTGGATTGTCCATCTCCCGATCTTGCTGGCCGGCGAAGTGGAAGGCATTCTGTTGATGGGCGGCGCGCAGCGGGGGCATATGAATCGCGCGGAGCTGGAATTTTGTACAAGGATTGGCGATCAGGTAGCGGGCGCTGTACATGCCACCAGATTGCTGCACGACACACAGCTGGCGCAGATTGCCTCGGAAGCGGCGCGCGCTGAATCGGATCGATTGTTAACGAATATCTTGCCGGTGCGTGTGGCAGATGAACTCAAGCGCGAGGGGCGCGTCGCGCCTCATCTCTATGATTCCGTTTCAGTGCTGTTCACGGATTTTGTCGGCTTTACCGCAATGACCGAGCGACTGCGGCCGGGAGAGCTGATTGCCGAACTGGACGGCTGCTTCAGTCAATTCGACGAAGTCGTCAAACGCAACTCGCTGGAGAAGTTGAAGACTATCGGCGATGCCTACATGTGCGCCGGCGGGTTGCCGACGCCGAACAGAACGCACCCGGTGGACACCGTTCTGGCCGCCCTGGAGTTCCGGGCTTTGATGCGCCAGGCGGCGGAAATCAAAAACGCCCTTGGCATGGAGTTCTGGCGCCTTCGAATTGGAATTCACTCAGGGCCGGTGACCGCAGGCGTAGTTGGCAATTCCAAATTTGCCTACGATATCTGGGGCGATACGGTCAATACCGCCAGTCGCATGGAATCTTCGGGGGAACCCGGCGAGGTCAACATATCCGGCGCCACATACTCGCTGGTGAAGGATTTTTTCATTTGCGAACCGCGCGGCCGCGTCAAGGCCAAGGGCAAGGGCGATGTCGAAATGTTTTTCGTTCGCGGCATCAGGCCTGACCTGGCTCAGGACCGGGAAGGCGCCGCGCCAAACGTTCGCTTTCAAGAACTGCGCGCCGCATTGAATCCGGAAGCAATGGCGACCGGCTCGCGCAATGGACTCTCGTCTCAGCGATTGAGCGGCGCGGACCGGAGTCACCGCGAAGGATGGTAA
- a CDS encoding metalloregulator ArsR/SmtB family transcription factor, protein MSNLDRLFSALGDPTRRSVVEQLSRGPCTVGDLRTPRPISAPALSRHLRILEQCGWIERRAQGAYRRLALRSAALRALSEWLRRQEKAWKEAAERKESSLQKPERPRRPGLQKARRRGRRPA, encoded by the coding sequence ATGAGCAACCTGGATCGACTCTTCAGCGCCCTTGGCGACCCCACCCGACGAAGCGTGGTTGAGCAGCTCTCGCGCGGCCCCTGCACGGTCGGCGACCTGCGCACTCCACGCCCTATTTCGGCGCCGGCGCTCTCGCGGCATTTGCGCATCCTCGAACAGTGCGGCTGGATTGAACGGCGAGCCCAGGGCGCTTATCGACGCCTTGCCTTGCGCAGCGCGGCGCTGCGTGCGCTCAGCGAATGGCTGCGACGTCAGGAAAAAGCCTGGAAAGAGGCGGCGGAACGCAAAGAGAGTTCGTTGCAAAAACCCGAACGCCCCCGCCGCCCCGGCCTGCAGAAGGCTCGCCGACGCGGACGCCGCCCCGCCTGA